A region of Desulfovibrio sp. TomC DNA encodes the following proteins:
- a CDS encoding penicillin-binding transpeptidase domain-containing protein produces MRHATLLLTLFLLAVPAAQAGDAPALVERPDWQAHFAAAGVAGTMALQKDGAPEILVYDAKRAATPFLPASTFKILNSLIALETGVVSGPEEVFPYDGQPRFLPAWNADLTLRQAFALSCVPIYQDIARRIGPERMAWYVVACNYGNASIAGGIDQFWLSGGLRISALEQIEFLKRLHHRQLPFGNAAIDAVLDIMIVGQTGQTTLRAKTGLTARIQPGTAWYVGLVNRGPDTWYFALNLAVPHPDAAAPLAARKDVAMAILRGEGIMQ; encoded by the coding sequence ATGCGACACGCCACCCTGCTCCTTACCCTTTTCCTGCTGGCCGTCCCGGCCGCCCAGGCCGGCGACGCGCCAGCCCTGGTCGAACGCCCGGACTGGCAGGCCCACTTCGCTGCCGCCGGCGTCGCCGGAACCATGGCGCTCCAAAAAGACGGCGCGCCTGAAATCCTGGTCTACGACGCCAAACGCGCCGCCACGCCCTTCCTTCCCGCCTCCACCTTCAAGATCCTCAATTCGCTCATCGCCCTGGAAACCGGCGTCGTCTCCGGACCGGAAGAAGTCTTTCCCTACGACGGCCAGCCCCGGTTTCTGCCAGCCTGGAACGCCGACCTGACCCTGCGCCAAGCCTTTGCCCTGTCCTGCGTGCCGATCTACCAGGACATCGCCCGGCGCATCGGTCCCGAGCGCATGGCCTGGTACGTGGTCGCCTGCAACTACGGCAATGCCTCAATTGCCGGCGGCATCGACCAGTTCTGGTTAAGCGGCGGGCTGCGCATCTCGGCCCTTGAGCAAATCGAGTTCCTCAAACGGCTCCACCATCGCCAGCTCCCCTTTGGCAACGCCGCCATCGACGCCGTCCTTGACATCATGATCGTCGGGCAAACCGGCCAGACTACCCTTCGGGCCAAGACCGGCCTGACCGCCCGCATCCAGCCCGGCACAGCCTGGTACGTCGGCCTGGTCAACCGCGGCCCGGACACCTGGTACTTCGCCCTGAACCTCGCCGTCCCCCACCCCGACGCCGCCGCCCCGCTAGCCGCCCGCAAAGACGTGGCCATGGCCATTTTGCGTGGCGAGGGGATCATGCAATGA
- a CDS encoding methylated-DNA--[protein]-cysteine S-methyltransferase, giving the protein MSTSTSTIETCLAGPLALEIVWNGDTVAGLKLSWAEGKSLELRTPAGEAVQAALARYVAGEGCHWPELPYAWDGTTEFTRQVLTELAKVPAGQKVSYGWLAARVGRPKAARAIGRVMANNRFPLIFPCHRVVGTSGALTGFGPGIDMKQYLLELEGAA; this is encoded by the coding sequence ATGTCCACATCCACTTCCACCATTGAGACCTGTCTGGCCGGGCCGTTGGCCCTGGAAATCGTTTGGAATGGCGACACGGTTGCGGGGCTGAAGCTGTCCTGGGCCGAGGGTAAGAGCCTGGAGCTGCGCACCCCGGCCGGCGAGGCCGTGCAGGCGGCGCTGGCCCGGTATGTGGCCGGCGAAGGCTGCCACTGGCCGGAGCTGCCCTATGCCTGGGACGGGACGACGGAATTTACGCGGCAGGTGCTGACGGAACTGGCCAAGGTGCCGGCCGGGCAGAAGGTCAGCTACGGATGGCTGGCCGCCCGGGTCGGACGCCCCAAAGCAGCCCGGGCCATCGGCCGGGTCATGGCCAACAACCGGTTTCCGCTGATCTTCCCCTGCCACCGGGTGGTCGGAACCAGCGGCGCGCTCACCGGCTTCGGGCCGGGCATCGACATGAAACAATATCTGCTGGAACTCGAAGGGGCGGCCTGA
- a CDS encoding TIGR01212 family radical SAM protein (This family includes YhcC from E. coli K-12, an uncharacterized radical SAM protein.): protein MPPRVRTLSQAFRAIFGRRAKKIPLDAGSSCPNRDGALSQNGCLFCNAAGSGTGLHLKGFGLRAQWAVLSQPARRRNEALLAYLQSFSNTYGPPERLAALLAEMAQLPDIEGICLGTRPDCLNNKKIKLLAAAPVAHVRLELGLQSANDATLTRINRGHTAADFARATIDAAAAGLSVTAHVMAGLPGESVADFLATVDFVAALPIAGVKLHNTLVVAGSPLAALYAAGGYVPMAREDYVTAVCRAIARLPVQVAIERQNADPAPGELLAPAWAADKQGILRDIAERLEREDIWQGMERKTGKCLRRPGGIIPPGPP, encoded by the coding sequence ATGCCGCCCCGCGTCAGAACACTTTCCCAGGCCTTCCGAGCCATATTCGGCCGTCGGGCCAAAAAGATTCCGCTTGATGCCGGGAGTTCCTGTCCCAACCGGGACGGGGCACTGTCCCAAAACGGCTGTCTGTTTTGTAACGCGGCCGGATCGGGGACGGGATTGCACCTTAAAGGCTTCGGCCTCCGGGCGCAATGGGCTGTGCTGTCCCAACCGGCCAGAAGACGCAATGAGGCCCTTTTGGCCTACCTCCAGTCCTTCTCCAACACCTACGGACCGCCCGAACGCCTGGCCGCGCTCCTGGCCGAAATGGCCCAACTCCCTGACATTGAAGGGATTTGCCTGGGGACCCGGCCAGACTGCTTAAATAATAAAAAAATAAAGCTCCTGGCCGCCGCGCCGGTCGCCCACGTCCGCCTGGAACTGGGCCTGCAATCGGCCAACGACGCCACGCTCACCCGCATCAACCGGGGCCATACCGCCGCCGACTTCGCCCGGGCCACGATCGACGCCGCCGCCGCCGGCCTGTCCGTCACCGCCCACGTCATGGCCGGATTGCCCGGCGAGTCCGTGGCCGATTTCCTGGCCACCGTCGATTTCGTCGCCGCCCTGCCCATTGCCGGCGTCAAACTCCACAACACCCTGGTCGTGGCCGGCTCGCCCCTGGCCGCCCTCTACGCCGCCGGCGGCTACGTCCCCATGGCCCGGGAAGACTATGTTACGGCCGTCTGCCGGGCCATCGCCCGCCTGCCCGTCCAGGTCGCCATCGAACGCCAGAACGCCGACCCCGCCCCCGGCGAACTCCTCGCCCCGGCCTGGGCCGCCGACAAACAGGGAATCTTGCGCGATATTGCCGAGCGCCTGGAGCGTGAGGATATTTGGCAGGGGATGGAGAGGAAGACGGGGAAATGCCTCCGGCGGCCGGGGGGGATAATCCCCCCCGGACCCCCTTGA
- a CDS encoding rod shape-determining protein, whose translation MSSFLNRILGLFSNDLAIDLGTANTLVFVKGKGIVLSEPSVVAVKKDPRGGNKVLAVGLEAKRMLGRTPGNIVAIRPMKDGVIADFEVTEAMLRHFISKVHNSRRLVRPRIIICVPTGITQVEKRAVKESAQSAGAREVYLIEEPMAAAIGANLPITEPTSNMVVDIGGGTTEVAVISLSGVVYSKSVRVGGDKMDEAIMQYVKRKYNMLIGESTAEQIKIQVGSAHHSTSQGEMEVKGRDLVTGIPQNITITAEEVQKSISEQVESIVQAVRIALEQTPPELAADIVDRGIVLTGGGALLRGLDQLLREETSLPITVVDDPLSTVVLGSGRALDNLDVLKEVTID comes from the coding sequence ATGTCCAGTTTTTTGAATAGGATATTGGGGCTTTTCTCCAACGATCTGGCGATCGATCTGGGGACGGCCAACACATTGGTGTTCGTCAAGGGCAAGGGTATTGTCCTGTCCGAGCCGTCTGTGGTGGCGGTCAAAAAAGACCCCCGGGGCGGCAACAAGGTGCTGGCCGTTGGCCTGGAAGCCAAGCGTATGCTCGGCCGCACCCCTGGCAACATTGTGGCCATACGGCCCATGAAGGACGGCGTTATTGCCGACTTCGAGGTGACCGAGGCCATGTTGCGCCATTTTATTTCCAAAGTGCATAACTCCCGGCGGCTGGTGCGGCCCCGGATCATCATTTGCGTGCCGACCGGCATCACCCAGGTGGAAAAGCGCGCGGTCAAGGAATCGGCCCAGAGCGCCGGCGCGCGTGAGGTCTACCTCATCGAGGAACCCATGGCTGCGGCCATCGGGGCCAATTTGCCCATCACCGAACCGACCTCCAACATGGTGGTGGATATCGGCGGCGGCACCACCGAGGTGGCGGTCATCTCCCTGTCCGGCGTGGTCTATTCCAAGTCGGTGCGCGTTGGCGGCGACAAGATGGACGAAGCCATCATGCAGTACGTCAAACGCAAGTACAATATGCTGATCGGCGAATCCACGGCCGAACAGATCAAGATCCAGGTCGGCTCGGCCCACCACTCCACCAGCCAGGGGGAGATGGAAGTCAAGGGCCGCGATCTGGTCACGGGCATTCCGCAAAACATCACCATCACCGCCGAGGAAGTGCAGAAATCCATCTCCGAGCAGGTGGAAAGCATTGTCCAGGCCGTGCGTATCGCCCTGGAACAGACGCCCCCGGAACTGGCCGCCGACATTGTGGACCGGGGCATTGTCCTGACCGGCGGCGGCGCACTCCTGCGCGGCCTTGACCAGCTGTTGCGCGAGGAGACCTCGCTGCCCATCACGGTTGTTGATGACCCGCTTTCGACGGTGGTCCTCGGGTCCGGTCGGGCTCTGGACAACCTGGACGTGTTAAAAGAGGTCACGATAGATTAA
- the mreC gene encoding rod shape-determining protein MreC: MNEQVSSFWTRYLYFVGIRQQNDQLRLELDAAKLELSGLRENASEVVRLRQLLSLTPPVDWTRLGARIISHRLGPNAALETFLIDKGSAHGVTVNAPVVSPDGVVGRVLRISPTAATILLITDPNSHIPVVSQKNRTQGLVKGEGPSKELTLQYVPQGAPIEEGEILVTSGLEEIFPKGLPIARVTSIGRSGSSLFQLIHAQPLFSPRQLEEVGLLFRTTDLQTPGGAAPAPAQPVSPVVTPQAPLAKPAKGLKSPAAIPPAPGQGAPLPPPPAAVPTPAPQPAPAAAKPAEAAKKRDAAKPDAEKKHRKTVRTTGQ, translated from the coding sequence GTGAACGAACAGGTCTCGTCGTTTTGGACCCGCTATCTGTATTTCGTGGGCATCCGGCAGCAGAACGACCAGCTGCGTCTGGAGCTTGATGCCGCGAAATTGGAGCTTTCCGGGCTGCGTGAAAATGCCTCGGAAGTGGTGCGCCTGCGCCAGTTGTTGTCCTTGACGCCGCCCGTCGATTGGACACGCCTGGGGGCTCGTATTATTTCCCATCGTCTGGGGCCGAATGCCGCCCTGGAGACGTTTCTCATCGACAAAGGCAGCGCCCACGGCGTGACCGTCAACGCCCCGGTGGTCTCCCCGGACGGGGTGGTCGGCCGGGTGTTGCGCATTTCCCCCACCGCGGCCACCATCCTGCTCATCACCGACCCCAACAGCCACATCCCGGTCGTTTCCCAGAAAAACCGCACCCAGGGCCTGGTCAAGGGCGAAGGCCCGTCCAAGGAATTGACCCTGCAGTACGTGCCGCAGGGAGCGCCCATCGAAGAAGGGGAGATCCTGGTCACTTCGGGGCTGGAGGAAATTTTCCCCAAGGGCCTGCCCATCGCCCGGGTGACGAGCATTGGCCGGTCGGGGTCGTCGCTGTTCCAGCTCATCCACGCCCAGCCGCTCTTTTCGCCGCGCCAGCTTGAAGAAGTGGGGCTGCTCTTTCGCACCACCGACCTCCAGACGCCAGGCGGGGCCGCGCCGGCCCCGGCCCAGCCGGTCTCGCCGGTGGTCACGCCCCAGGCCCCCCTGGCCAAGCCTGCCAAGGGACTCAAAAGCCCGGCGGCCATTCCCCCGGCCCCGGGGCAGGGCGCGCCGCTGCCCCCGCCTCCGGCGGCTGTCCCGACGCCGGCTCCCCAGCCGGCTCCGGCGGCGGCCAAGCCCGCCGAGGCCGCCAAAAAACGCGACGCCGCCAAACCCGACGCCGAGAAGAAACACCGCAAGACGGTCCGGACCACAGGGCAATGA
- a CDS encoding bactofilin family protein: protein MGKHDINAFLGAGTSFVGRLTFAGVVRIDGEFEGEIVSSGTLVVGREARVQGRVAVGHLVCDGSVSAEVTAASSVTIHARGRLAGRVRTPVLSVNEGGCLDGTVSMGDAIAGEAAPVALTAGSLTEPSQTPDSES from the coding sequence GTGGGCAAGCACGACATCAACGCCTTCCTGGGGGCCGGCACGTCCTTTGTCGGACGGCTGACCTTTGCTGGGGTGGTGCGCATTGACGGCGAATTTGAGGGCGAGATCGTTTCGTCGGGAACCCTTGTCGTCGGCCGCGAGGCCCGGGTCCAAGGCCGGGTCGCGGTGGGGCATTTGGTGTGCGACGGGTCGGTGTCGGCCGAGGTGACGGCTGCGTCCTCGGTGACCATCCACGCCCGGGGCCGGCTGGCCGGAAGGGTGCGCACACCGGTGCTGTCGGTCAACGAGGGGGGCTGTCTGGACGGGACGGTGTCCATGGGCGATGCGATAGCGGGGGAAGCGGCCCCGGTCGCCTTGACGGCGGGGAGTTTGACCGAACCTTCACAAACCCCGGATAGTGAGTCGTAG
- a CDS encoding F0F1 ATP synthase subunit B family protein, with the protein MKRLHLKRLHLIATVALVLGVAALAYASGDAGGAEAHHELNWKDFLFRVVNFVLVFGVIAKLAGKKMVGFFRGRGQAIENQLADLDSRKLDAAKRLAEIEASISDLAAEKARIEDEYRRQGEALRDAIVAAAEAKAVQIKEQAATAAAAEARVAMQELRSELADSVVAAAKASLEKKLTAKDQDKLVDEYLTKVVFN; encoded by the coding sequence TTGAAAAGGCTCCACCTGAAAAGGCTCCACCTCATCGCCACAGTGGCCCTGGTGCTTGGCGTGGCCGCCCTGGCGTATGCGTCGGGCGATGCCGGGGGCGCGGAGGCCCACCACGAACTGAACTGGAAGGATTTCCTGTTCCGCGTGGTCAACTTCGTGCTGGTGTTCGGCGTCATTGCCAAGCTGGCCGGCAAAAAGATGGTCGGGTTTTTCCGTGGCCGCGGCCAGGCCATTGAGAACCAGTTGGCCGACCTCGACAGCCGCAAGCTCGACGCGGCCAAGCGTCTGGCCGAGATCGAGGCTTCGATCAGCGATCTGGCCGCCGAGAAGGCCCGCATCGAAGACGAGTATCGTCGTCAGGGCGAGGCCCTTCGCGACGCCATCGTTGCCGCTGCCGAGGCCAAGGCCGTCCAGATCAAAGAGCAGGCCGCTACCGCCGCCGCAGCCGAAGCCCGGGTGGCCATGCAGGAACTTCGGTCCGAGCTGGCCGATTCCGTGGTCGCCGCCGCCAAGGCTTCGCTGGAAAAGAAGCTGACCGCCAAAGACCAGGACAAGCTTGTGGATGAATACTTAACCAAGGTGGTGTTCAATTGA
- a CDS encoding DUF4019 domain-containing protein: MKMLFLAFFLAAALNSGLAFAQTPADQDNAALAAATKWLALCDAGRYPESWQNASSFFRGAVAEKDWDAALAGVRTPLGAATSRTVKSAKSATSLPGAPDGNYVVMTFDTVFANKKAAVETVTFMQDKDGSWRAAGYFIR; encoded by the coding sequence ATGAAAATGTTGTTTCTCGCCTTTTTTCTTGCGGCAGCGTTGAATTCGGGTCTGGCCTTCGCCCAAACGCCCGCAGACCAAGACAATGCGGCCCTGGCTGCGGCCACCAAATGGTTGGCCCTGTGCGATGCCGGCCGCTATCCTGAAAGCTGGCAGAACGCTTCGAGCTTTTTTCGCGGCGCCGTTGCCGAAAAAGACTGGGACGCCGCCCTGGCCGGCGTCCGCACGCCCCTGGGCGCGGCGACCTCCCGGACCGTGAAGTCGGCCAAGAGCGCAACCTCGCTGCCCGGCGCTCCGGACGGCAACTATGTGGTGATGACCTTCGACACGGTCTTTGCCAACAAGAAAGCCGCCGTCGAAACCGTGACCTTCATGCAGGACAAGGACGGCTCCTGGCGCGCCGCCGGCTATTTTATCCGCTAA
- the mrdA gene encoding penicillin-binding protein 2 has product MRLETEAPQQHGPRSGLILLQALVLGLFCLFTLRLWYLQVHKGGKFADLARDNQLRQVLIGSARGRIVDKNGVPLAVSEPSFALGLVREDCEDVDATLAKVSEWTGVDKHVLAETLKRGKKRVKPFEPLILITDLPFEALARVEANSILYPGLEIVIRQKRSYPTGALMSHVLGYVAEANEDELEKNPQLSLGDSVGKQGLELTHEDELRGAKGRKQVEVDAFGRQHNEFILEPPQAGKDLKLSIDTNLQRECSKLLEGQAGAIVVMEPETGKLLAMVSEPSFDNNMFVLGVPAEKWRELRDNPRHPIQNRVTQGVYPPGSVFKLLMAAAGLSEGLIKPGDIVACPGVYKVGNRDFHDWKKGGHGALDLRGALVHSCDIYFYKLGDRMGIDRLHDYATASGFGVRTGIELPHEKAGLIPSKEWKRKRFGAAWSKGETVIASIGQGYVLASPLQIARYLSALVGGGKLMKPELVETEPPQVDAELPVKDSDRQIILDAMVTTVEQGTGKSLLRSDVVTGAKTGTAQVVKLINADVRRKANQMPYEQRDHAWVASWGRKDGKTYVVVCLVEHGGHGGEVSGPIVRKVYEQLFGPAPARGPRTAAPAVPAVDPVDAGD; this is encoded by the coding sequence ATGCGGCTTGAAACCGAAGCTCCGCAACAACACGGCCCGCGTTCCGGCCTGATTCTGCTCCAGGCCCTGGTGCTGGGGCTTTTTTGTCTGTTCACCCTGCGCCTGTGGTATCTGCAGGTCCACAAGGGCGGCAAATTCGCCGATTTGGCCCGGGACAACCAGCTGCGCCAAGTGCTCATCGGCTCGGCCCGGGGCCGCATTGTCGACAAGAACGGCGTGCCCCTGGCGGTGAGCGAACCCTCCTTTGCCCTGGGCCTGGTGCGCGAGGACTGCGAGGACGTGGACGCCACCCTGGCCAAGGTGTCGGAGTGGACGGGCGTGGACAAGCATGTCCTGGCCGAGACGCTCAAACGCGGCAAGAAACGGGTCAAACCGTTCGAACCATTGATCCTGATCACGGATCTGCCCTTCGAGGCCCTGGCTCGGGTCGAAGCCAATTCCATCCTCTATCCGGGCCTGGAGATCGTCATCCGCCAGAAACGCTCGTATCCAACCGGCGCGCTCATGTCCCATGTGCTGGGGTACGTGGCCGAAGCCAACGAGGACGAGCTGGAGAAAAACCCCCAACTCTCGCTTGGCGATTCGGTGGGCAAGCAGGGTCTTGAACTGACCCACGAAGATGAACTGCGGGGGGCCAAGGGCCGCAAGCAGGTCGAGGTGGACGCCTTTGGCCGGCAGCACAACGAGTTCATCCTGGAGCCGCCCCAGGCCGGCAAGGACCTCAAGCTGTCCATCGACACCAACCTGCAGCGCGAATGCTCCAAACTGCTCGAAGGCCAGGCCGGGGCCATCGTGGTCATGGAGCCGGAGACGGGCAAACTGCTGGCCATGGTCAGCGAACCAAGCTTTGACAACAACATGTTCGTGCTGGGCGTGCCGGCCGAGAAGTGGCGGGAGCTGCGCGACAATCCCCGCCATCCCATCCAGAACCGGGTGACCCAGGGCGTCTATCCGCCGGGGTCGGTCTTCAAGCTCCTCATGGCCGCAGCCGGCCTGTCCGAAGGATTGATCAAGCCCGGCGACATCGTCGCCTGCCCGGGCGTCTACAAGGTCGGCAACCGGGATTTCCACGACTGGAAAAAGGGCGGGCACGGCGCCCTGGATCTGCGCGGGGCGTTGGTGCATTCCTGCGACATCTATTTTTACAAGCTCGGCGACCGCATGGGCATCGACCGCCTGCACGACTACGCCACGGCCAGCGGGTTCGGGGTGCGCACCGGCATCGAACTGCCCCATGAAAAGGCCGGACTGATCCCGTCCAAGGAATGGAAACGCAAGCGTTTCGGGGCGGCCTGGTCCAAGGGCGAAACAGTCATCGCCTCCATCGGCCAGGGCTATGTGCTGGCCTCGCCCCTGCAGATTGCCCGCTATCTTTCGGCCCTGGTCGGCGGCGGCAAGCTCATGAAGCCGGAGCTGGTGGAGACCGAGCCCCCCCAGGTGGATGCCGAGTTGCCGGTCAAGGACTCGGACCGTCAGATCATCCTCGACGCCATGGTGACCACCGTCGAGCAAGGCACAGGCAAGTCGCTGTTGCGTTCCGATGTGGTCACCGGGGCCAAGACCGGCACGGCCCAGGTGGTCAAGCTCATCAACGCCGATGTCCGGCGCAAGGCCAACCAGATGCCCTACGAGCAGCGCGACCATGCCTGGGTCGCCAGCTGGGGCCGAAAAGACGGCAAAACCTACGTCGTGGTCTGTCTGGTGGAACACGGCGGCCATGGCGGCGAGGTCAGCGGACCCATCGTGCGCAAGGTCTACGAACAGCTTTTCGGGCCAGCTCCGGCCCGGGGGCCGCGGACGGCTGCGCCGGCAGTGCCGGCCGTCGATCCGGTCGACGCCGGGGATTAG
- a CDS encoding ATP synthase F0 subunit B — protein MIDLNATFFVQLVNFVLILFLLNVILIGPIRRVLKKRAEFMASQMDGIESFTATANTKLKDYESALDAARVAATAGRMAMKAEGQAKEKELLDAAGADAVAKLQAAKAEIASQSAAAKKALEGKVSGLASKAVARVLAA, from the coding sequence ATGATTGACTTAAACGCAACGTTTTTTGTCCAACTCGTCAATTTTGTGCTCATCCTGTTCCTGCTCAATGTCATTCTCATCGGACCCATTCGCCGGGTGCTCAAAAAGCGGGCTGAATTCATGGCCTCCCAGATGGACGGCATTGAATCCTTCACTGCCACGGCCAACACCAAGCTCAAAGACTACGAGTCGGCTCTGGACGCTGCCCGGGTGGCCGCCACGGCCGGCCGTATGGCCATGAAGGCCGAGGGGCAGGCCAAGGAAAAGGAACTGCTCGACGCTGCCGGCGCTGACGCCGTCGCCAAGCTGCAGGCCGCCAAGGCGGAGATCGCGTCGCAGTCCGCTGCGGCGAAAAAGGCCCTTGAGGGCAAGGTGTCGGGGTTGGCTTCCAAGGCCGTGGCCAGGGTGCTGGCGGCTTAA
- a CDS encoding riboflavin synthase, translated as MFTGLVMGLGRIAAVEARGDETRFRIKALFALDNIVLGESIAVNGTCLTVETAGQREFTAYASGETLSCSNLGALKIGGTVNLERALALGDRLGGHLVSGHVDCLAEVESVTPAGQSVQYKITFPEENSMFVVPKGSVALDGISLTVNECGDGFLTVNIIPSTQGATTIAGWKPGVVVNLETDMLGKYVLRMLGPWKDAKNGKASKISEAFLREHGF; from the coding sequence ATGTTTACGGGACTGGTTATGGGGTTGGGCCGGATTGCGGCCGTTGAGGCGCGCGGCGATGAGACGCGGTTTCGCATCAAGGCGCTCTTTGCGCTGGACAACATTGTTTTGGGCGAATCCATTGCCGTCAATGGCACCTGCCTGACCGTGGAGACGGCCGGCCAACGGGAATTTACCGCCTATGCCTCGGGCGAGACGCTGTCGTGCTCCAATCTGGGCGCTCTGAAAATTGGCGGCACGGTCAATCTGGAGCGCGCCCTGGCCCTTGGCGACCGTCTGGGCGGGCATCTGGTGTCCGGCCACGTCGATTGTCTGGCCGAAGTGGAATCCGTGACCCCGGCTGGCCAGTCCGTTCAATACAAAATTACGTTTCCCGAAGAAAATTCGATGTTCGTGGTCCCCAAAGGGTCCGTGGCCCTGGACGGCATTAGCCTCACGGTCAACGAGTGCGGCGACGGTTTTTTAACCGTCAACATCATCCCGTCCACCCAGGGAGCCACGACCATTGCCGGCTGGAAGCCCGGCGTCGTGGTCAACCTGGAGACGGACATGCTCGGCAAGTACGTGCTGCGCATGCTTGGGCCGTGGAAGGACGCCAAGAACGGCAAAGCGTCGAAGATTTCCGAGGCGTTTTTGCGGGAGCACGGATTTTAG
- the rodA gene encoding rod shape-determining protein RodA, which produces MPFDRRLIQCVNWPLLGLTALLFGVGVLNLYSASGFRMGDELAMQPFYNRQLIWGLAGLGCMLAMVLFDYKHLGTIAWPLFIAMAVMLVLVLLFGKTVAGAKRWLPIGGYSFQPSEIAKIAMLLLTAKILSKRSERMGWLDLAAILAVSLPVALLIIVEPDLGTGLNVLLLVCGLILYRGLTAPVFKTLAIAGPILVPCGWFFLKPYQQGRILTLFDPQRDPLGAGYHIIQSQIAIGSGQMWGKGFLEGTQSQLRYLPEKHTDFAVAVFAEEWGFIGGILLLTLFCLFLLQFYATAKNAKDRFGSYLAAGVFFYFFWQILINMGMVLGIMPVVGIPLPFISYGGSATIVNFTLVGIVVNVSMRRFLFKKS; this is translated from the coding sequence ATGCCTTTTGACAGACGTCTCATCCAGTGCGTGAACTGGCCGCTGCTCGGCCTGACAGCGCTTTTATTCGGCGTGGGAGTGCTCAACCTCTATTCGGCCAGCGGCTTTCGCATGGGCGACGAGCTGGCCATGCAGCCGTTCTACAACCGCCAGCTCATCTGGGGGCTGGCCGGACTGGGCTGTATGCTGGCCATGGTGCTCTTTGACTACAAGCACCTGGGGACCATCGCCTGGCCGCTTTTCATCGCCATGGCCGTCATGCTGGTGCTGGTCCTGCTTTTTGGCAAGACCGTGGCCGGAGCCAAACGCTGGCTGCCCATCGGCGGCTATTCCTTCCAGCCAAGCGAGATCGCCAAAATCGCCATGCTGCTGCTGACGGCCAAGATCCTGTCCAAGCGGTCCGAGCGGATGGGCTGGCTGGATCTGGCCGCCATCCTGGCCGTGTCGCTGCCGGTGGCCCTGCTCATCATCGTCGAGCCGGACCTGGGGACGGGGCTTAACGTGCTGCTGCTCGTGTGCGGGCTGATCCTCTACCGGGGGCTGACCGCGCCGGTTTTCAAGACCCTGGCCATTGCCGGCCCCATCCTCGTCCCGTGCGGCTGGTTTTTTCTCAAACCCTACCAGCAGGGGCGCATCCTGACCCTGTTTGATCCCCAGCGCGATCCGCTCGGGGCCGGCTACCACATCATCCAGTCCCAGATCGCCATTGGTTCCGGACAAATGTGGGGCAAGGGCTTTCTGGAGGGGACCCAGAGCCAGTTGCGCTACCTGCCGGAAAAGCACACCGACTTTGCCGTGGCCGTGTTTGCCGAGGAGTGGGGATTTATCGGCGGCATTTTGCTGCTGACGCTTTTCTGTCTGTTTTTGCTTCAGTTTTACGCAACGGCCAAAAATGCCAAAGACCGTTTTGGCAGTTACCTGGCGGCGGGCGTATTCTTCTATTTCTTCTGGCAAATCCTCATCAATATGGGTATGGTGCTCGGCATCATGCCGGTCGTTGGCATCCCCCTGCCGTTTATCAGCTACGGGGGGAGCGCCACCATCGTGAATTTCACCCTTGTGGGCATCGTCGTCAACGTCTCGATGCGGCGCTTTCTTTTCAAGAAAAGCTAG
- a CDS encoding VOC family protein translates to MPIDYRSVCLFVADMDRARLFYEEVLGQSPVHVLAGYVAYPHFCLWATATARRIVFDEDAAAPHGPMGRDNLELYFEDAAIEDAFERVMTRAEVIHPLKKAPWGQRAFRLRDPDGHIVEVAEPMDAVILRLHDTGLGPVEIAGATMMPEGFVRMVLGG, encoded by the coding sequence ATGCCCATCGACTACCGCAGCGTGTGCCTTTTTGTGGCCGATATGGACCGCGCCCGGCTTTTTTACGAAGAAGTGCTCGGCCAGAGTCCGGTCCATGTGCTGGCCGGCTATGTCGCCTATCCGCACTTCTGCCTGTGGGCCACGGCCACGGCCCGGCGCATCGTTTTCGACGAGGACGCCGCCGCCCCGCACGGTCCCATGGGCCGCGACAATCTGGAGCTCTATTTCGAGGACGCCGCCATCGAAGACGCCTTTGAGCGCGTCATGACCCGGGCCGAAGTCATCCATCCCTTGAAAAAGGCCCCCTGGGGCCAGCGCGCCTTTCGCCTGCGCGACCCGGACGGCCATATCGTCGAGGTGGCCGAACCCATGGACGCCGTCATTTTGCGCCTCCATGACACCGGCCTTGGCCCGGTGGAGATCGCCGGGGCCACCATGATGCCCGAGGGATTTGTCCGCATGGTGCTGGGCGGCTGA